GGTTCGGCTCTGCTCCGCCGAAATCAACCTTCAGCGTGATGCCGATGATGGGCTGCACGCCCTTCTCGGCCAATGCCTCGGAGAATTCCAGCGCCCCGAACAGGTTGCCCGTGTCGGCAATGGCCAGCGCCGGCATGTGGTTCCGCACCGCCAGCGCCGCCATCTGCTTGATCGGCAACGCGCCTTCCGAAAGCGAATAGGCCGAATGGGCACGAAGATGGATGAAGCGGGGCGCGGGCATGGCGTGGAATTGAGTCCGGGTTCAACAGGCCGCCAGTCTAGCACAGCGCGGAAAGGGCCACCTCCCCCTCACCCCGCTATCAACGGGTTTTCATCACCCGGCATGGCACGCCCAGCGACCCCAGGCGGCTGCAGATGCCGTCGGCGGCACCCCGGCTATCGGCCCCCACCATCACCAGCGCCATGGCCCGGCTGCCGCGTGACAGGTTGCGTTTGCGGATCACCATGGGTTCCGTGGCCGAAAGCACCTGCGGTGCCCGCACCTTCAGGCGGCTGTACATGGCCAGAGCCTGTCCCTGGTTGAAATGCTGGGCCAGCAGCACGCCCCAGGGCCGCCGCTTGGCAAGGCGAACGCCGCTGCCATTGGGTGTCTTGAGGCGCAGCGCCAGCTTCACGCAGTCATCCACCACGTCCTTGCCCTCGCCCACGGCGGGAATGGCATGGGCGGCGGAAGCCTCCTTCCAGGCGTCCACGTCCTTGCCGGTGATGAAGGCCACATAATCCTGTGTCTCCAGCGGCATGCCCCCGGTGCCCGCCTTCCAGCGCCGCACCCGCTCTTCACCCGCATTGTAAGCAGCTGCCGCTAAGCCGAGGTTTCCAAATTCTTTTTGAGGTCCGCCAGATAACTGGCCGACGCTCCCACGGCGGCAATCGGATCAAACGGGTCGGCCAATCCCCGGCGGTCGGCGGTGGCCGGCATGAACTGCGCCAGCCCTTGCGCCCCCTTCGGGCTCACGGCATTGGGGTCGAACATGCTTTCCTTCCACAGGAGACGAACCAGAAACTGCGGCGACAGTGCATATTGCCCGGCCCGCTGTTCGGCCGCGGTGCAAACCGTCTTGGCGAATTCTTCGCGGCTCGGCTTGGGCGTGGCGGCGGTTGCGGCCTGATCCACCAGCAGAGCGGCCAGAAGCGTGGCGGCGGTGGCAACGCGCCAGGCCATCTCAGCTTTCGACCAATTGCCCGCCCTCAAGATGGACGAGGCGTGTCATGCGCCGGCCAAGCTCGATGTTGTGGGTGGCGATCAGCGCCCCCAGTCCTTCATCGTGGATGAGCCGCATGAATTCGTGATGCACCAGTTCCGCCGTGCCGGGATCGAGATTGCCCGTGGGCTCGTCCGCCAGCAGCAGCAGCGGGCGGTTGGCGAGTGCCCGCGCAATGGCCACGCGCTGCTGTTCGCCGCCGGACATTTCCGCAGGCCGGTGCGTCGCCCGCTTGCTCAGGCCCAATCGCCCCAGCAGATCATTGGCCCGCAAGGTCGCCGCCTTCTCGCTCGCGCCTGCGATGAGTTGCGGCATGATGACGTTTTCCAGCGCCGAGAATTCCGGCAGCAGGTGATGGAACTGATAGACAAAGCCGATGCCGATCCGGCGCACGCGCGTGCGGGCCGCATCGTTCATCTGCGTGCAATTCTGCCCGGCGATCAGGACCTCACCCGTGGTGGGCCGTTCCAGCAGGCCCGCCATGTGCAGCAGCGACGACTTGCCGGAGCCTGATTGCCCGATGAGCGCCACCACCTCGCCGGCCCGGATGGTCAGCGACTGGTTGCGGAAAATGGTCAGCGCTGTTTCGCCCACGCCGAAGGTGCGGGTCACGTTGCGCAGTTCAAGGGCAGGTTTCAGGCTCATTCGTAACGCAGCGCCTCGACAGGATCGAGCCTTGCTGCCTTCCACGACGGATAAAGAGTCGCCA
The nucleotide sequence above comes from Hyphomicrobiales bacterium. Encoded proteins:
- a CDS encoding lytic transglycosylase domain-containing protein is translated as MAWRVATAATLLAALLVDQAATAATPKPSREEFAKTVCTAAEQRAGQYALSPQFLVRLLWKESMFDPNAVSPKGAQGLAQFMPATADRRGLADPFDPIAAVGASASYLADLKKNLETSA
- a CDS encoding ABC transporter ATP-binding protein, with the protein product MSLKPALELRNVTRTFGVGETALTIFRNQSLTIRAGEVVALIGQSGSGKSSLLHMAGLLERPTTGEVLIAGQNCTQMNDAARTRVRRIGIGFVYQFHHLLPEFSALENVIMPQLIAGASEKAATLRANDLLGRLGLSKRATHRPAEMSGGEQQRVAIARALANRPLLLLADEPTGNLDPGTAELVHHEFMRLIHDEGLGALIATHNIELGRRMTRLVHLEGGQLVES